A region of the Paracoccaceae bacterium genome:
GCCAAGCGCTTCGTCACGCTGATCGACGCGCTCTACGAGGCGCGGGTCAAGCTGATCGCAAGCGCCGCCGACGAGCCCGAGCGGCTGTATATCGAGGGCGCGGGCGCCTTCGAGTTCGAGCGCACCGCCAGCCGCCTGCGCGAGATGCAGGCCGCCGACTGGGGCGCCTGAGGGGCCGGGCGCCGCGGTCAGCCGGCGAAGTCGGTCACGGCATAGCCCTGCAGGTACAGCAGCGCGGTCAGGTCGCCGTGGTTCACCCGCAGGTCAACCTGCGCCGCCACCGCGGGCTTTGCGTGCAGCGCCACGCCCATTCCCGCAAGCCCCAGCATCCCCAGGTCGTTCGCCCCGTCGCCCACCGCCACCGCCTCGGCGGGCGAGATGCCCATCGCCGCGGTGATCTCGTGCAGCGCCGCGACCTTGGCCGCGCGCCCCAGGATCGGCTCGGCCACCGTGCCGGTCAGCCGCCCGTCGGCGACGTGCAGCAGGTTCGCGCGATGCTCGTCGAAACCCAGCACCCCGGCCACCCGCCCGGTAAAGGCGGTGAACCCCCCCGATACCAGCGCCGCCCGCGCCCCGTGCGCCTTCATCGTGGCCACCAGCACCGCCCCCCCCGGCATCATCGTGATGCGGTCGCGGAACACCCGGTCGATCACGGCCTCGGGCAGCCCGCGCAGCAGCGCCACGCGCTCGCGCAGCGCGCCCTCGAACTCCAGCTCGCCGTTCATCGCCCGCGCGGTGATCGCGGCCACATGCGCGCCCACCCCGGCCTCGTCGGCCAGTTCGTCGATGCACTCCTGCCGGATCATCGTCGAATCCATGTCGGCCAGCAGCAGCCGCTTGCGCCGCCCCGCCGCGGCCTGCACCGCCAGGTCGATTTCCAGGTCCTGCAACCCGGACCAGGCGTCCCAGCGGTTCCCGGGTATCGCGGGCAGGTCGAACTCGGCCGCCACCCCCGGGTTCAGCCAGCGGGCCGCGCCGCCGCCCCAGGCATTCCGCAGGCTTTCGACGGTCGCGCGCGACAGGTCGGCGCGGTCGGGGGCGGCGATCAGCGTGGCGGTGAACATCGGGCCTCCTCGGGGCGCGGGCGTGCGCGGCCTGCGTTAGCCCGCCCCGCGCCCGAGGGCCAGAGGGGTCAGTCCTGATCGGGCAGGGGCGGCAGGCTGCGCAGATACAGGATCACGGCGGCCAGGTCATCGTCGGTGAACCGCGACAGATAGCCATAGGGCATCGGCGGCAGCATCGGCACCCCGCCCGGGCGCATGCCCCGGGCGATCATGTCGGCCAGTTCGGCATCGGAATATCCGGCCAGCCCGTCGGCATGGCCCGTCAGGTTCGACGCGACCGAGGTGCCCCAGGGCCCGTGAAACGCGAACCCCCCCGCGCCAAGCCGCGTGTCCAGCATCGGACCCTGCGGTCCCATCGGGGTGTGGCATTCCATGCAATGCGACACCGGCCCCGCGAGATAGGCGCCGTACTCGGCCGTCACACCGCGCGGCACATCGGCGACCGCACCCACCGGCGGCCCCCAGGCGGGCAGCAGCGGGATGTTGTAGGTCGAGGCGGGCGTCTCGCCCGGCACGGCGGGCACCGCGCGCAGATAGGCCACCATTGCCGCCACATCCGAATCGCTCAGCCCCCGGTACATCGCAAACGGCATCGGCGGCCCGATCAGCGAGCCGTCCGGGCGGATGCCCTCGCGGATCGCGCGGGCGAACGCGGCATCGCTCCACCCGGCGACCCGGCCGCCCGGCGTGATGTTCGGTGCCCAGGCGGTGAAGGCCGCGCTTTCCTCGACCAGCCGCCCGCCCAGGTCCTTCGACCAGTCCGGCCCCGCCGCCCCGAACGGCGTGTGGCAGTTGCCGCATCCCCCCGGACCCTGCACAAGATATTCGCCGCGTTCCATCGGCGTCTCGGCGGCGGCGGCCCCGGCCGCGACCACGGCAGCCATCACCATTCGCGTGAACATCGCGATGCCCTTTCCTGGTTCCCGACTCGCCGTCCGCGACAAGCCGACGACAGGATCGCAGGACCGGGCCGCCGGTCTGTCGCGCTTCGCGCCCGACATGTCGCATCCCGAACATTCCCGTTGCACGGCGCGCGCGCCACCGCTAAACGCGACGGCGGGACACCCCTCCCCAACGAGGGGCATCTATCTGGAAGGATACCATGTCTGAACTTCAGACCCCGGCCGCGCGCCCGGTCAATCCGCGCTTTTCCTCCGGCCCCTGCGCCAAGATCCCCGGATATTCGCTCGACATGCTGGCCGATGCCCCGCTGGGCCGCAGCCACCGTGCCAGTGTCGGCAAGTCCCGGCTGAAGGCCGCGATCGACCTGACCGCCGAAATCCTGGGCGTGCCCGCCGGATACCGCGTCGGCATCGTGCCCGCATCGGATACCGGCGCCTACGAGATGGCGATGTGGTCGCTGCTGGGCGCACGCCCGGTCGAGGCACTGGCCTGGGAAAGCTTCGGCGAGGGCTGGGTCACCGATGCGGTCAAGCAGCTCAAGGTCGATGCCACGGTGCGCCGGGCCGACTATGGCCGGATCGTCGATCTTGCCGAGGTCGATTTCGACCGTGACGTGCTGTTCACCTGGAACGGCACCACCTCGGGCGTCCGCCTGCCGAACGGCGACGCGATCCCGGCTGACCGCAAGGGCCTGACGCTCTGCGATGCGACCTCGGCGGCCTTCGCCATGGACCTGCCCTGGGACAAGCTCGACGTCACCACCTTCTCCTGGCAGAAGGTGCTCGGGGGCGAGGGTGCGCATGGCGTCATCATCCTGTCGCCCCGTGCCGTCGAACGGCTGGAGAGCTACACACCCGCCTGGCCGATCCCCAAGATCTTCCGCCTCACCTCGAAGGGCAAGCTGATCGAGGGCATCTTCAAGGGCGAGACCATCAACACCCCGTCCATGCTGGCGGTCGAGGATTACCTCGTGGCGCTGAACTGGGCCAGATCGATCGGCGGACTGCCCGCGCTGATCGCCCGCGCCGAGGCCAATGCCCGCGTGATCCGCGACTTCGTGGCGACCCGCCCGTGGATCGCGAACCTGGCGCAGGACCCCGCCACGGCATCGACCACCAGCGTCTGCCTGACCTTTGCCGACCCCCGCATCGCGGACGGTGCGGCCTTCGCCCAGGCGGTTGCGGCACGGCTGGAAAAGGCGGGCGTGGCGCTTGACATCGGCGCCTATCGCGATGCCCCCCCCGGCCTGCGCATCTGGTGCGGATCGACCGTCGAGACGGCCGATGTCGCCGCCCTGATGCCCTGGATCGACTGGGCCTTCGCGGCCGAGATCGCATCGCAGCCCGTTGCGGCCTAGAGCCCTGCGGCGCGCGCCCTGTCGGTACGGATGCCGGACGCGCGCCATACACCTGCCAGACGCAGAACAGACACCCCCGCGCGCCCTTCGCGCCACCCTTTCCATCGCAAGGAGCCCCGACATGGCCCTCCCGAACACCCCGCCCCGCGTGCTCGTTTCCGACGAGCTTTCCGAAACCGCCGTGCAGATCTTCCGCGACCGCGGGGTCGAGGTCGACTACATGCCGAAGCTCGGCAAGGACAAGGACGCGCTCGCCGCGATCATCGACCGGTATGACGGCCTGGCGATCCGCTCGGCCACCAAGGTGACCGAGAAGCTTCTGGAAAAGGCCAGCAATCTCAAGGTGATCGGCCGCGCGGGCATCGGCGTCGACAACGTCGACATCCCCGCCGCCTCGAAGCGCGGCGTGATCGTGATGAACACGCCCTTCGGCAATTCGGTGACCACGGCGGAACATGCCATCGCCATGATGTTCGCCGTTGCCCGCCAGCTGCCCGAGGCCAACGCCTCGACCCATGCCGGGAAGTGGGAAAAATCTCGCTTCATGGGGGTCGAACTGTTCAACAAGACCCTCGGCGTGATCGGCGCCGGCAACATCGGCGGCATCGTCTGCGACCGGGCGCTCGGCCTGAAGATGAAGGTCGTCGCCTATGACCCCTTCCTGTCCGAGGAACGCGCCAAGGTGCTGGGCGTAACCAAGGTCGAGCTGGACGAACTGCTGGCACGGGCGGATTTCATCACCCTGCATGTGCCCCTGACCGACAAGACGCGCAACATCCTGTCTGCGGAAGCCCTTGGAAAGGCAAAGAAAGGCGTGCGCATCATCAATTGCGCGCGCGGCGGTCTGGTGGACGAGGCCGCATTGGCCGAGGCGCTGAAGACGGGCCATGTCGCGGGTGCGGCCTTTGACGTATTTGCCGTCGAACCCGCCACGGACAGCCCGCTGTTCGGCCTGCCGAACGTGGTGGTGACACCCCATCTCGGCGCCTCGACCACCGAGGCGCAGGAGAATGTGGCGCTCCAGGTTGCCGAACAGATGTCGGACTACCTGCTGACCGGGGCGGTGCAGAACGCGCTGAACATGCCGTCGGTGACCGCCGAGGAAGCGGCGGTCATGGGTCCCTGGATCAAGCTGGCGGGGCATCTGGGCGCCTTCATCGGCCAGATGACGGATGAACCGATCAAGGCACTGAACGTGCTGTATGACGGATCGGTTTCCGCGATGAATCTCAATGCCTTGAACTGCGCGGTTATCGCCGGGGTGATGAAGGCCACGAACCCTGACGTGAACCTGGTGTCCGCCCCGGTGATCGCCCGCGAGCGCGGTATCCAGCTGTCGACCACGCGGCAGGACAAGTCGGGCGCCTTCGACGGCTACATCAAGGTGACCATGGTGACGGACCGGCGGGAACGGTCCATCGCGGGCACCTGCTTCTCGGATGGCAAGCCGCGCTTCATCCAGATCAAGGGCATCAACATCGACGCCGAGGTGGGGGCCCACATGCTCTACACCACCAACGAGGACGTGCCGGGCATCATCGGCCTGCTGGGCATGACCATGGGCAAGAACGGTGTGAACATCGCCAACTTCACGCTGGGCCGGTCGGGGCAGGGGCAGGACGCCATCGCCCTTCTCTACCTCGACCAGCGGATCGACCCCAAGGTGGTGGAAACGCTGGAAGGCACCGGCATGTTCCAGCAGGTCAAGCCGCTGGCCTTCGAGGTGGGCTGACCCCGCGATCCCGGCGCGATCATCCGAAGGGCGCGGCAGGGCCTGGCCCGCCGCGCCCCCTTCGACACAGGAGCCTGCATGCGGACCTATGCGATCGGCGATATCCACGGCCACCTGGACCTGCTGCGCCAGGCGCATGACCTGATCGCGCGGGATGTCGCGCAATACGGGCCCGGGCAGGTCGTGCATGTGGGCGATCTGGTGGACCGGGGACCGGACAGCCAGGGGGTGATCGAATACCTGTCGCGCGGCATCGCGGCGGGGCAGGACTGGGTGGTGCTCAAGGGCAACCACGACCGGATGTTCACCCTGTTCCTCGCGGATGCGCGGGCGCAGGACCCCGGCCTGCGGTCCGATCTGTCATGGCTGCATCCGCGCCTCGGCGGGGCGGCGACGCTGGCGTCCTACGGCGTCGCACATCCAGGGGACCGGCCGGTGGGCGCGGTTCATGCCGATGCCCTGGCCGCCGTGCCCGCGCGGCACACGGATTTCCTGAACGGTCTGCCGACCTGGCATCAGCGCGGTGATGTTCTGTTTGTGCATGCCGGTATTCGCCCAGGCATCGCATTTGCGGATCAGAACGAGACCGATCTGCTGTGGATACGTCGGGATTTTCTGGATGACCCGCGCGACCACGGGGCGCTTGTGGTGCATGGCCACACCGCGCTCGAGACCCCTGCACATTACGGGAACCGTGTGAACATCGATTCCGGTGCGGCCTATGGCGGCCCGCTGACCGCCGTGGTCATCGAAGGGCGCGACGTGTCTGTCCTGACCCGTCAGGGCCGCGTCGCGCTGCGGCCCTGAAAGGTCAGGGCGCCCGCGCGCGGCCGTCGTCGGCCGCCGAGGCCTCGGCGGCGTCGAGCACGCGCTGCAGCACCGCCGCCCGGGCGAAGCCGGGTTCCGCAGGCCCGCCCTCGCGGATCGCGGCGACGAAACGCTGATAGACCGTCGGCACGGGCGGTGCCGGGATGTCGCGCCATCCGGCGGCCGCCAGATCGGTGCCGATGCAGCCGCGCAACCGGCTCTGCCCCCGCTCGAACGCCACCTCGAGCCCGCCCAGATCGCCGAAGATCCGCAGC
Encoded here:
- the serB gene encoding phosphoserine phosphatase SerB, whose amino-acid sequence is MFTATLIAAPDRADLSRATVESLRNAWGGGAARWLNPGVAAEFDLPAIPGNRWDAWSGLQDLEIDLAVQAAAGRRKRLLLADMDSTMIRQECIDELADEAGVGAHVAAITARAMNGELEFEGALRERVALLRGLPEAVIDRVFRDRITMMPGGAVLVATMKAHGARAALVSGGFTAFTGRVAGVLGFDEHRANLLHVADGRLTGTVAEPILGRAAKVAALHEITAAMGISPAEAVAVGDGANDLGMLGLAGMGVALHAKPAVAAQVDLRVNHGDLTALLYLQGYAVTDFAG
- a CDS encoding c-type cytochrome, which produces MFTRMVMAAVVAAGAAAAETPMERGEYLVQGPGGCGNCHTPFGAAGPDWSKDLGGRLVEESAAFTAWAPNITPGGRVAGWSDAAFARAIREGIRPDGSLIGPPMPFAMYRGLSDSDVAAMVAYLRAVPAVPGETPASTYNIPLLPAWGPPVGAVADVPRGVTAEYGAYLAGPVSHCMECHTPMGPQGPMLDTRLGAGGFAFHGPWGTSVASNLTGHADGLAGYSDAELADMIARGMRPGGVPMLPPMPYGYLSRFTDDDLAAVILYLRSLPPLPDQD
- a CDS encoding phosphoserine transaminase — encoded protein: MSELQTPAARPVNPRFSSGPCAKIPGYSLDMLADAPLGRSHRASVGKSRLKAAIDLTAEILGVPAGYRVGIVPASDTGAYEMAMWSLLGARPVEALAWESFGEGWVTDAVKQLKVDATVRRADYGRIVDLAEVDFDRDVLFTWNGTTSGVRLPNGDAIPADRKGLTLCDATSAAFAMDLPWDKLDVTTFSWQKVLGGEGAHGVIILSPRAVERLESYTPAWPIPKIFRLTSKGKLIEGIFKGETINTPSMLAVEDYLVALNWARSIGGLPALIARAEANARVIRDFVATRPWIANLAQDPATASTTSVCLTFADPRIADGAAFAQAVAARLEKAGVALDIGAYRDAPPGLRIWCGSTVETADVAALMPWIDWAFAAEIASQPVAA
- the serA gene encoding phosphoglycerate dehydrogenase, which produces MALPNTPPRVLVSDELSETAVQIFRDRGVEVDYMPKLGKDKDALAAIIDRYDGLAIRSATKVTEKLLEKASNLKVIGRAGIGVDNVDIPAASKRGVIVMNTPFGNSVTTAEHAIAMMFAVARQLPEANASTHAGKWEKSRFMGVELFNKTLGVIGAGNIGGIVCDRALGLKMKVVAYDPFLSEERAKVLGVTKVELDELLARADFITLHVPLTDKTRNILSAEALGKAKKGVRIINCARGGLVDEAALAEALKTGHVAGAAFDVFAVEPATDSPLFGLPNVVVTPHLGASTTEAQENVALQVAEQMSDYLLTGAVQNALNMPSVTAEEAAVMGPWIKLAGHLGAFIGQMTDEPIKALNVLYDGSVSAMNLNALNCAVIAGVMKATNPDVNLVSAPVIARERGIQLSTTRQDKSGAFDGYIKVTMVTDRRERSIAGTCFSDGKPRFIQIKGINIDAEVGAHMLYTTNEDVPGIIGLLGMTMGKNGVNIANFTLGRSGQGQDAIALLYLDQRIDPKVVETLEGTGMFQQVKPLAFEVG
- a CDS encoding serine/threonine protein phosphatase, with amino-acid sequence MRTYAIGDIHGHLDLLRQAHDLIARDVAQYGPGQVVHVGDLVDRGPDSQGVIEYLSRGIAAGQDWVVLKGNHDRMFTLFLADARAQDPGLRSDLSWLHPRLGGAATLASYGVAHPGDRPVGAVHADALAAVPARHTDFLNGLPTWHQRGDVLFVHAGIRPGIAFADQNETDLLWIRRDFLDDPRDHGALVVHGHTALETPAHYGNRVNIDSGAAYGGPLTAVVIEGRDVSVLTRQGRVALRP